The Methanoculleus marisnigri JR1 genome window below encodes:
- a CDS encoding glycosyltransferase family 4 protein, which produces MKIAIIVSNFPPKWLAGTEIATYHMAEHLAQHGHEVHVITSLDEGLPEESCEKGFHTHRLPRVRIRFVGVFAFWVNIIRTLRKINPGIVHAQGLGSGMPALLSNRLMKNPYVIYGRGSDVYLPDWFNKLTAKGILKNASAVIALTEHMKDSMQAIYSRDVVVVPNGIDLNENAEREAERGDPGKRVLFVGRLHPVKGVRHLLQAMSIVHQDLPEAKLILVGDGDEREHLETLTDSLGIRECVEFVGKVPHERVQDYMNQVEAFVLPSLSEGFPVTILEAMACGLPVVATRVGGIPDIIEDGTNGYLVDAMNQERMAEALLKVLRNEPLRKDISNNNREKAEKYRWEAVAAELEEIYRNSL; this is translated from the coding sequence ATGAAAATTGCGATAATAGTGAGTAATTTCCCTCCAAAATGGCTTGCCGGGACAGAGATTGCAACGTACCACATGGCAGAGCACCTGGCACAACACGGGCATGAGGTGCATGTGATCACATCCCTGGATGAAGGCCTGCCTGAGGAGAGTTGTGAGAAGGGGTTTCACACCCATCGTCTGCCCAGGGTCCGAATCCGCTTTGTCGGTGTGTTTGCTTTCTGGGTCAATATCATCAGGACATTACGAAAAATTAATCCAGGTATTGTCCATGCACAGGGCCTCGGAAGCGGAATGCCGGCTCTCCTCTCAAATAGACTGATGAAGAACCCTTATGTGATCTATGGGAGAGGGTCTGATGTCTACCTTCCAGATTGGTTCAACAAATTAACCGCTAAGGGGATTCTGAAAAATGCCAGTGCAGTGATCGCCCTCACAGAACATATGAAAGATTCCATGCAAGCAATCTATAGCAGGGATGTAGTTGTAGTTCCAAACGGGATTGATCTAAACGAGAATGCGGAGAGAGAGGCAGAGCGAGGGGATCCTGGCAAAAGAGTTCTGTTCGTCGGCCGTCTGCACCCCGTCAAGGGTGTCCGGCACCTCCTTCAGGCAATGAGCATAGTTCACCAGGATCTGCCTGAAGCGAAACTGATCCTCGTTGGCGACGGTGATGAGAGGGAGCATCTCGAAACCCTGACAGACAGTCTCGGGATAAGAGAATGCGTTGAGTTTGTCGGCAAAGTCCCACACGAGAGGGTTCAGGATTACATGAATCAGGTAGAGGCCTTTGTCCTCCCCAGCCTGTCCGAAGGCTTCCCTGTTACAATTCTTGAAGCGATGGCCTGTGGCCTGCCTGTTGTTGCAACACGTGTGGGGGGCATACCAGATATCATTGAAGACGGCACAAACGGATACCTTGTCGATGCCATGAATCAGGAACGGATGGCCGAAGCGCTACTGAAGGTCCTGCGGAATGAACCGTTGCGGAAAGACATATCGAACAATAACAGAGAAAAAGCAGAAAAATACAGGTGGGAGGCAGTTGCTGCCGAATTAGAAGAGATCTATCGAAACTCTCTCTAA
- a CDS encoding asparagine synthase-related protein yields MYRVQGFDEMISLKGGDSYTTSKFGDFCPYWTKDENGRVHISESFDEIITIIPSEKRFIDPVAVASLLQFNYIHGNRTLVKGVNRIPWRATLLSNGTLMREPPIPHDNIYASPFEIASNLRRLLLNELTSYIKNYSNVYLLLSGGYDSRVTAGLLKVLQDESPSFNVTAITWGVERSRDVDYAKKISRLYKWDCIHTPLNEKTLYDAIFESVRYCGSEVTGINLHGEKFFKNLSKDDVVLASSFGDSIGRGEFSGRNLSKIKLLKFKNYRGCMLYELHKNCIPYLNQDRETAFELSENKPYSALCELDLQENYMRRLIVSAMGYIRQWTHLEQMFTSDDVVSYIWSLNPRCRNNLIYAELFKQIDVRLYSMPWARTGRSFDGNVDNTELTKSHHEYNRWLKEHFSNMLYDRIFNGTLSELNFFNMGNVKKLWDSWQNDRMDDYQLILMIAQLEILRDIYNLHWDGNNAKNLIFSPLLRQLTSKCISVEYALKDSKLVRNLRYKIKR; encoded by the coding sequence ATGTACAGGGTTCAGGGGTTCGATGAAATGATATCTTTGAAAGGTGGAGATAGTTATACGACCAGCAAATTTGGCGATTTTTGTCCCTATTGGACGAAAGACGAAAATGGTCGTGTACATATTTCGGAGTCTTTTGATGAAATAATAACTATAATCCCCTCAGAAAAACGATTTATAGATCCTGTTGCAGTTGCGTCACTATTGCAGTTTAACTATATCCACGGAAATCGAACCTTGGTTAAAGGCGTTAATAGGATCCCATGGCGGGCAACATTGCTGAGTAACGGCACGCTTATGCGGGAACCACCAATCCCTCACGATAACATATATGCGTCTCCATTCGAAATCGCATCCAATCTGAGACGCTTACTCTTAAATGAACTAACCAGTTATATAAAAAATTATTCTAATGTATATCTGCTGCTTTCTGGTGGTTATGATAGCAGGGTGACCGCAGGTTTGCTGAAGGTATTGCAAGATGAATCACCTTCATTCAACGTAACAGCAATTACCTGGGGTGTCGAAAGAAGCAGGGACGTGGATTACGCAAAAAAAATCTCTAGATTATATAAATGGGACTGTATCCACACCCCATTGAATGAAAAAACGCTTTATGATGCAATTTTTGAGAGTGTTCGATATTGCGGTTCTGAAGTGACCGGAATCAATCTACATGGTGAGAAATTTTTCAAAAATTTAAGCAAAGATGACGTGGTATTGGCTTCAAGTTTCGGCGACAGTATTGGACGGGGTGAATTTAGCGGACGAAATTTAAGTAAAATTAAACTTTTAAAATTTAAAAATTATCGGGGATGTATGTTATATGAGTTACATAAAAATTGCATTCCTTATTTGAATCAAGATCGAGAAACTGCTTTTGAATTATCCGAAAATAAGCCATATTCAGCACTATGTGAGTTGGACTTGCAAGAGAACTATATGAGAAGATTGATAGTTTCCGCAATGGGCTATATCAGGCAATGGACCCACTTAGAACAAATGTTCACCTCAGATGATGTCGTTTCATATATCTGGTCACTTAATCCTCGCTGTCGCAATAATTTGATATACGCGGAATTATTTAAGCAAATAGATGTGAGACTGTACTCAATGCCCTGGGCAAGAACAGGGAGATCATTCGATGGGAATGTGGATAATACCGAATTAACAAAAAGTCATCACGAATACAATAGGTGGTTGAAAGAACATTTTTCAAACATGCTATATGATCGTATATTTAATGGTACATTGTCTGAACTCAATTTCTTCAACATGGGTAATGTAAAAAAATTGTGGGATAGCTGGCAAAATGATCGAATGGATGATTATCAATTAATCTTAATGATCGCTCAGTTAGAGATTCTTAGGGATATCTATAACCTCCATTGGGATGGAAATAATGCCAAAAATTTGATATTTTCGCCTTTACTTCGACAGTTAACATCTAAATGCATTTCCGTTGAATATGCCCTGAAAGATTCTAAATTGGTGAGAAATTTACGATACAAGATCAAACGGTGA
- a CDS encoding cofactor-independent phosphoglycerate mutase — MKYIIILGDGMADEPLAELGGRTPLEYAEIPNMDRIAREGRCGMLRTVPGGFEPGSDVANLSILGYDPRTSYTGRGPLEAASMGIDLRDGEMAYRCNLVAIRDGVMEDFNAGHISSAEGAELLRSLSAALGDVRVHPGISYRNLMVVPRARGAVTTPPHDIVGQPVKEFLPRGDDAGLLLDCMERAREIFADHPVNRRRLDEGKTAAPDIWPWSGGKRPSIAPFREKYGLAGGVISAVDLLAGIARLAGMEVIHVPGATGFIDTDYEAKARYAVDALDRLDFVYMHVEAPDEAGHMGSVEEKVRAIERLDEAIGIVLDRPDTTVAVLPDHPTPIRCKTHTAEPVPFAVLGKGRDDVAAFSEREAKGGSFGLLQAPEFLSMLFSP; from the coding sequence ATGAAGTACATCATCATTCTCGGGGACGGCATGGCGGACGAGCCGCTTGCCGAACTGGGGGGCAGGACGCCCCTCGAGTACGCAGAGATACCGAATATGGACAGGATCGCCCGCGAGGGGCGGTGCGGGATGCTCCGGACGGTACCGGGGGGATTCGAGCCGGGGAGCGACGTCGCGAACCTCTCGATCCTGGGCTACGACCCCCGCACCTCCTATACCGGGAGGGGGCCGCTCGAGGCTGCCAGCATGGGCATCGATCTCCGGGACGGGGAGATGGCCTACCGGTGCAACCTGGTCGCGATCCGCGACGGCGTGATGGAGGACTTCAACGCCGGGCACATCTCGAGCGCCGAGGGCGCCGAGCTCCTCCGCAGCCTCTCTGCCGCGCTCGGCGACGTCCGGGTTCATCCGGGGATCAGCTACCGGAACCTGATGGTCGTGCCCCGCGCGCGCGGCGCCGTCACCACCCCACCCCACGACATCGTCGGTCAGCCGGTCAAGGAGTTCCTCCCGCGCGGAGACGACGCCGGACTCCTCCTCGACTGCATGGAGCGGGCGCGGGAGATCTTTGCCGATCATCCGGTCAACCGGCGCCGCCTCGATGAGGGAAAGACCGCTGCACCCGATATCTGGCCGTGGAGCGGCGGGAAGAGGCCGTCCATCGCACCCTTCCGCGAGAAGTACGGTCTTGCCGGGGGAGTGATCTCCGCAGTCGACCTTCTCGCCGGCATCGCCCGCCTCGCCGGGATGGAGGTGATCCACGTTCCCGGCGCCACCGGGTTCATCGACACCGACTACGAGGCGAAGGCCCGGTACGCGGTCGACGCCCTCGACCGCCTCGACTTCGTCTACATGCATGTCGAGGCCCCCGACGAGGCCGGACACATGGGGAGCGTCGAGGAGAAGGTGCGGGCGATCGAGCGGCTCGACGAGGCGATCGGGATCGTCCTCGACCGCCCGGATACGACCGTCGCGGTTCTCCCCGACCACCCGACGCCGATCCGGTGTAAGACCCATACCGCGGAGCCTGTGCCGTTCGCGGTGCTCGGGAAAGGAAGGGACGATGTTGCCGCGTTCTCCGAGCGCGAGGCGAAAGGCGGCTCGTTCGGGCTCCTGCAGGCTCCCGAGTTCCTCTCCATGCTCTTTTCGCCGTGA
- a CDS encoding beta-ribofuranosylaminobenzene 5'-phosphate synthase has translation MEPLTADGIVERIQEIEQGVGRLSPMQKVLIGTDGSVTGLLEMATGHPVTITTLVQDVVSADTEAAAALDIEQGDEVNYRVVELKDGVTGEVLIYAVSCTPLRRLAPEFRQDLMRADIPIGRILRRHRIESRREITDARVVRAGTKLARTFNVHRCEPMLSRKYRIIHREEPLIAIEEIFPCTAFTDEIRVLVDAPSRIHITLLDMNGASGRVDGGVGVTLDEPGCVLDARKAAGIEVRGGDEETRRRVAGAARAAKETLGLPGGAEIALHAAARQHAGLGSGTQVALATAAALCRLYERDVSVCDLAKAVGRGGTSGIGTAAFEQGGFILDGGHRFGAPGGKQDFRPSAASRGVAPPPVLARHRFPEDWRILLVTPEVGAGAHGRGEVDIFRTHCPVPLAEVREVCHEVLMRMIPGIVEHDLDLFGSAVNRTQTLGFKKVEVGLQHPVVSSLLEATVQAGAAGAGLSSFGPTIYAVGDSGMQDAARAAREVLGDRGGSVLLTRARNCGANVRAG, from the coding sequence ATGGAACCCCTGACGGCAGACGGGATCGTCGAGAGGATACAGGAGATCGAGCAGGGCGTGGGAAGGCTCTCCCCGATGCAGAAGGTTCTCATCGGGACCGACGGGTCGGTGACCGGCCTGCTCGAGATGGCGACCGGCCATCCGGTCACCATCACCACCCTGGTACAGGACGTCGTCAGCGCCGATACCGAGGCGGCGGCGGCACTCGATATCGAGCAGGGCGACGAGGTCAACTACCGCGTCGTTGAACTGAAAGACGGCGTAACGGGAGAGGTGCTCATCTATGCGGTCTCCTGCACCCCGCTCCGGCGGCTTGCACCGGAGTTCAGGCAGGATCTGATGCGGGCCGATATTCCCATCGGGAGGATCCTCCGCCGCCACCGGATAGAGTCGCGCCGGGAGATCACCGACGCCCGCGTCGTCCGCGCCGGCACGAAACTCGCCCGGACGTTCAACGTCCACCGGTGCGAACCGATGCTCTCGCGGAAATACCGGATCATCCACCGCGAAGAGCCGCTGATCGCCATCGAGGAGATCTTCCCCTGCACGGCGTTCACCGACGAGATCAGGGTGCTCGTCGATGCTCCGTCCAGGATCCACATCACCCTGCTCGATATGAACGGCGCCTCGGGCAGGGTGGACGGCGGGGTCGGGGTCACCCTCGACGAGCCCGGATGCGTGCTCGACGCACGGAAAGCCGCGGGGATCGAGGTTCGCGGCGGCGACGAGGAGACCCGCCGCAGGGTTGCCGGGGCAGCCCGGGCGGCGAAGGAGACGCTCGGACTCCCGGGGGGTGCGGAGATTGCCCTGCACGCCGCCGCACGGCAGCACGCAGGGCTCGGGAGCGGGACGCAGGTCGCTCTCGCCACGGCAGCCGCCCTCTGCCGGCTCTACGAGCGGGACGTCTCCGTATGCGATCTCGCGAAGGCCGTCGGGCGCGGCGGGACCTCCGGCATCGGCACGGCGGCGTTCGAGCAGGGCGGGTTCATCCTGGACGGCGGGCACCGGTTCGGTGCTCCGGGAGGCAAGCAGGATTTCCGCCCGTCGGCAGCGTCACGGGGCGTCGCGCCCCCGCCGGTTCTCGCCCGGCACCGGTTCCCGGAGGACTGGCGCATCCTGCTGGTGACGCCTGAGGTAGGCGCAGGAGCGCACGGGCGAGGGGAGGTCGATATCTTCCGCACCCACTGCCCGGTGCCGCTCGCTGAGGTGCGGGAGGTCTGCCACGAGGTCCTCATGCGGATGATCCCGGGCATCGTCGAGCACGATCTCGACCTCTTCGGTTCGGCGGTCAACCGGACGCAAACTCTTGGATTCAAGAAGGTCGAGGTGGGCCTGCAGCACCCGGTCGTCTCCTCGCTCCTCGAGGCAACGGTGCAGGCCGGGGCCGCCGGAGCGGGCCTGAGCTCGTTCGGGCCGACGATCTACGCCGTCGGGGATTCCGGCATGCAGGATGCAGCCCGGGCAGCAAGGGAGGTGCTCGGCGACCGGGGAGGGTCGGTGCTCCTGACGCGGGCGAGGAACTGCGGGGCGAACGTGCGGGCGGGGTGA
- a CDS encoding SDR family oxidoreductase, which yields MRYIVTGGAGFIGSNLTATLARDHEVVIIDNLATGHQENIEHLLGHPRVTFVEGSITDLDLLAETFPGADGVFHQAAIPSVPRSVKDPLASNEANVTGTLDVLVAAKDCGVPAVVAASSSSVYGDTPALPKHEGMVPNPLSPYAVTKLADECYGKVFSDLYGIRTVSLRYFNVFGPRQDPKSEYAAVIPKFITRLLAGEPPVIYGDGEQTRDFTFVADVVQANIRAMESDARGVFNIAGGRRISLNQLASILMEITGTRCDPIYEAPRAGDIRDSLADISRARKAFGYDPQYSVEEGLFQAVAWFRERV from the coding sequence ATGCGTTACATTGTCACAGGTGGAGCGGGGTTCATCGGGTCCAACCTCACGGCGACACTGGCACGCGACCACGAGGTCGTAATCATCGACAACCTCGCCACCGGTCACCAGGAAAACATCGAGCACCTCCTCGGTCACCCCCGGGTGACGTTCGTCGAGGGGAGCATCACCGATCTCGACCTTCTCGCGGAAACCTTCCCCGGCGCGGACGGTGTCTTCCACCAGGCGGCCATCCCGTCCGTGCCCCGGTCGGTGAAGGATCCGCTCGCCTCGAACGAGGCGAACGTGACCGGCACGCTCGACGTGCTCGTGGCGGCGAAGGACTGCGGAGTGCCGGCCGTGGTTGCCGCCTCCTCCTCCTCGGTCTACGGCGACACCCCGGCCCTCCCGAAGCACGAGGGCATGGTCCCGAACCCGCTCTCCCCCTATGCGGTCACGAAACTGGCGGACGAGTGCTACGGGAAGGTCTTCTCGGATCTCTACGGCATCCGCACCGTCTCCCTCCGCTACTTCAATGTCTTCGGCCCACGGCAGGACCCCAAATCCGAGTATGCAGCGGTGATCCCGAAGTTCATTACCCGGCTGCTTGCCGGCGAACCGCCGGTCATCTACGGCGACGGGGAGCAGACCCGCGACTTCACCTTCGTCGCCGACGTGGTGCAGGCGAACATCAGAGCGATGGAGAGCGACGCCAGAGGGGTCTTTAACATCGCAGGCGGCCGCCGGATCAGTTTGAACCAGCTTGCGTCCATCCTCATGGAGATCACAGGCACGCGGTGCGACCCGATCTACGAGGCCCCCCGTGCCGGGGATATCCGGGACTCGCTCGCTGACATCAGCCGCGCCCGGAAGGCGTTCGGGTACGACCCGCAGTATTCCGTCGAGGAGGGGCTCTTTCAGGCAGTGGCGTGGTTCCGGGAGCGAGTTTGA
- a CDS encoding lipopolysaccharide biosynthesis protein yields the protein MSSPLWKGVVVIGGGTALAQGITIISTPIITRLYIPSDFGLLGIYSSILTILLVIASLRYEYAIPVPKDSSRAANILILCLMIITGVTGILCISFLLIGSRIAEMLDLQDLLPYSWLVLVGLLGAGIYQALNYWAIRQRDYPRITRTKINQSLGGSLSKILFGLLSLGPLGLILGHIVSNVAGIYTFIKAIVKKDRDAFGDISVIGIKSVAQDYRSFPMYTAPATLLFAVSLQIPVFMLTVMYGLDVVGWYTLAHQMLALPVALISGSMAQAFYGEAAKGVRESPEILRRLYLDTTKKLALIGIPLLGMIAIIAPWIFPIVFGSAWEEAGLFCLPLALVAVSQFIVTPTSKLAVYGFNHWDLYFNCARTVMVFGGFYFASMFNFGPLVTLTLYGAIMAVMYFVLYLLNLCAIDRLHLGGRSCFQ from the coding sequence ATGAGCAGTCCTCTGTGGAAAGGTGTAGTTGTAATTGGCGGTGGGACTGCGCTTGCTCAGGGAATAACTATAATCTCAACACCCATTATAACTAGACTCTATATCCCTTCAGACTTCGGGCTTCTAGGGATCTATAGTTCGATTCTCACAATTCTGCTGGTTATAGCATCGTTACGGTATGAATACGCGATACCAGTCCCAAAAGATTCGTCCAGAGCAGCAAATATTCTTATCCTGTGTTTAATGATCATCACCGGAGTCACTGGTATACTCTGCATTTCGTTCTTACTGATAGGAAGCAGGATCGCGGAGATGTTAGACTTGCAAGATCTCCTGCCATATTCATGGCTGGTTCTAGTTGGTCTTCTGGGCGCTGGTATTTATCAAGCTCTCAATTACTGGGCCATCCGGCAACGGGACTATCCCCGTATTACCAGGACAAAGATCAATCAGAGTCTTGGAGGCTCTCTCAGCAAAATTTTATTCGGCTTATTATCATTAGGGCCGCTTGGACTAATACTAGGCCATATAGTCTCAAATGTTGCTGGGATTTACACCTTTATAAAGGCTATCGTGAAAAAGGATCGGGACGCATTTGGGGACATTTCAGTTATTGGGATTAAGTCAGTAGCACAAGATTATCGATCCTTCCCAATGTACACGGCCCCGGCGACCCTTCTCTTTGCAGTTTCCTTGCAGATCCCTGTATTCATGCTTACGGTTATGTATGGTCTCGATGTTGTTGGTTGGTACACGCTTGCTCACCAGATGTTGGCTCTGCCTGTGGCCCTTATTTCAGGGTCAATGGCTCAGGCGTTCTATGGCGAAGCAGCGAAGGGTGTTCGTGAGAGTCCAGAGATTTTAAGGCGTTTATATCTAGATACAACAAAAAAATTAGCGCTGATTGGGATCCCGTTACTGGGTATGATCGCAATTATTGCTCCATGGATCTTCCCAATTGTTTTTGGCAGTGCCTGGGAAGAAGCGGGTTTGTTCTGTCTTCCGTTGGCCTTGGTTGCCGTGTCACAGTTTATTGTGACACCAACATCTAAACTGGCCGTGTATGGTTTTAATCATTGGGATTTATATTTCAACTGTGCCAGGACGGTTATGGTCTTTGGAGGATTTTATTTCGCTAGCATGTTCAACTTTGGGCCACTGGTCACACTGACACTGTACGGCGCCATTATGGCGGTTATGTATTTTGTACTCTACTTGTTGAACCTATGTGCGATAGATCGCTTACATCTGGGAGGGCGATCTTGTTTTCAGTAA
- a CDS encoding asparagine synthase-related protein, with protein MSKVIYACSRSRPFDSKDRRRILEICKRLGPDNLSATVDHEVFVHDKIAFGIMNPTKSIMCNGTSLLLGHLYEHSSRLYEPLSESPDGSYALFRDSPGYLEVVSDPAASRTIWYYCDDSLFVSSTSQRAIIMFIGGFVFDKRVIPWMLSTGSLGPELSWDKRLQRLGPDSSVILDKENWSISTKHLPIKFAEVPRSDSEHQRLLTDAIKKTIESFKGINYDEWVLPLSGGYDSRGILCFINSTGENTGDLQTITWGLKDAINENGNDAKVAKDLARTLGVKHSYYHTDISEEPIAKVIDRFILCGEGRIDHLSGYMDGFKLWSKLHEDGVQGIIRGDEGFGWNPVSSRLNVLQSVGCNLCSNIPNLKNVITDYKLPNQELPADLEMRESESLEQWRDRLYHVFRLPAVLAALSDLKFSYVEIINPLTSRSILHQVRELPDHLRTDKALFRSIVDAIGPNIVYADKGANLPPRDILKKEEVMNLLRQEIQSERAREIFGPDFVSFILKSIKTDSVSQASKRSLEQKIINMIPSFIKNLASKAYSPVIDGNILAFRVYIIIRMHEILSNDCKHRI; from the coding sequence ATGTCAAAAGTAATCTACGCATGCAGTAGAAGCAGACCTTTCGATTCAAAAGATAGGAGGCGGATACTAGAGATATGTAAGAGACTTGGACCCGATAATCTTTCTGCAACTGTGGATCATGAGGTTTTTGTACACGATAAGATAGCATTCGGGATAATGAATCCCACTAAATCCATTATGTGCAATGGCACCAGCCTGTTATTGGGACATTTATATGAACACAGCAGCAGGTTGTATGAACCATTATCTGAATCCCCTGATGGCTCATATGCACTTTTTCGGGATAGTCCCGGTTACTTAGAGGTGGTAAGCGATCCCGCCGCTTCAAGGACGATCTGGTACTACTGTGATGATAGTTTATTTGTATCTTCAACATCGCAAAGAGCCATCATTATGTTCATTGGTGGCTTTGTTTTTGATAAAAGAGTGATCCCATGGATGCTATCAACCGGATCATTAGGGCCTGAGTTATCATGGGATAAGAGATTACAGAGACTGGGTCCAGATTCCTCAGTTATCCTCGATAAAGAGAACTGGTCTATATCCACCAAACACCTCCCCATCAAGTTTGCTGAGGTACCTCGCTCTGACAGTGAACATCAACGATTGCTAACAGATGCTATTAAGAAAACGATTGAATCCTTCAAAGGCATTAACTATGATGAATGGGTGCTGCCTCTTTCTGGTGGATACGACAGCAGGGGGATACTGTGCTTTATTAATAGCACCGGGGAAAACACCGGGGATTTACAAACAATAACCTGGGGTCTTAAGGATGCAATCAATGAAAATGGCAATGATGCCAAAGTCGCGAAAGACCTGGCCCGGACGTTAGGTGTTAAGCATAGTTATTACCATACAGATATCTCTGAAGAACCAATTGCGAAGGTTATTGATAGATTCATATTATGTGGAGAGGGTCGTATTGACCACCTTTCGGGATATATGGATGGGTTTAAACTTTGGAGTAAGTTACATGAAGACGGCGTACAAGGAATAATAAGAGGAGATGAGGGATTTGGATGGAATCCTGTCTCATCGAGATTAAATGTTTTACAAAGTGTCGGGTGCAATCTTTGCTCGAACATTCCTAATTTAAAAAACGTAATAACTGACTACAAACTTCCCAATCAGGAGTTACCTGCCGACCTCGAAATGAGGGAGAGTGAATCTCTAGAGCAGTGGAGGGATAGGCTCTACCACGTATTCCGGCTTCCAGCAGTACTTGCTGCTCTCTCTGATCTTAAATTCTCTTACGTAGAGATAATCAACCCCTTAACCTCCAGATCGATTCTTCATCAAGTAAGGGAGTTGCCAGATCACCTGAGAACAGATAAGGCGTTATTCAGGTCCATTGTTGATGCAATTGGTCCAAATATTGTGTATGCAGACAAAGGAGCTAATCTACCACCAAGAGATATTCTGAAAAAGGAGGAAGTGATGAATTTATTACGACAAGAAATTCAATCTGAGCGTGCAAGGGAAATATTTGGGCCTGACTTTGTATCCTTTATACTGAAAAGCATTAAAACAGATTCGGTGAGCCAAGCGTCGAAAAGATCGCTCGAACAGAAGATCATTAATATGATACCTTCGTTTATCAAAAACCTGGCTAGTAAAGCGTATTCACCAGTTATAGACGGGAATATATTGGCTTTTCGGGTATACATCATAATAAGGATGCATGAAATTTTAAGCAATGATTGTAAACATAGGATTTAA
- a CDS encoding nucleotide sugar dehydrogenase → MIQGSVNDTTVCVVGLGYVGYPLADAFSRHLKTIGYDLDATKIARINAEPGNRVLATTDPAAIREADVVIVAVPTPVTKAKDPDISYVVSAAGTVGQNLRDGAVVVLESTVYPGLTEEVVVPTLERASGKTCGKDFFVGYSPERINPGDTDHTLEKITKIVAGMDKETTERLAALYGLVTNVYVAQDIRTAEAAKVIENVQRDLNIALMNELSLIFRKMGLETKAVLDAAGTKWNFHNYRPGLVGGHCIPVDPYYLVYKAEELGYHPQVILAGRAINDAMPKHVAEIAIKELNRAGKVIRDSNVLILGLTYKENVPDTRESPAGEMVRELKEFDVDVYGYDPLLAAAEIERFGAKPVASLQGLSGPVDCIIVNSPHGVFVGLTLENVLAICNGKPIVVDVTGMLRRNNGMREGCVYCTL, encoded by the coding sequence ATGATTCAGGGATCCGTGAACGATACAACCGTCTGCGTCGTCGGCCTGGGCTACGTCGGGTATCCCCTCGCCGATGCGTTCTCGCGCCATCTCAAGACGATCGGTTACGACCTCGACGCGACGAAGATCGCGCGGATCAACGCCGAGCCCGGCAACAGGGTCCTCGCCACCACGGATCCGGCCGCGATCAGGGAGGCGGACGTCGTGATCGTCGCCGTCCCCACCCCGGTGACGAAGGCGAAAGACCCCGACATCTCCTACGTCGTCTCGGCCGCCGGGACCGTCGGTCAAAACCTCAGGGACGGCGCCGTCGTCGTCCTCGAGTCGACCGTCTACCCCGGCCTGACCGAGGAGGTCGTGGTCCCGACCCTCGAACGGGCCTCCGGGAAGACCTGCGGAAAGGACTTCTTCGTCGGCTACTCGCCCGAACGGATCAACCCGGGCGACACCGACCACACACTGGAGAAGATCACTAAGATCGTCGCCGGGATGGATAAGGAGACGACAGAACGCCTTGCCGCGCTCTACGGCCTCGTGACCAACGTCTACGTCGCACAGGACATCCGGACCGCCGAGGCGGCGAAGGTGATCGAGAACGTCCAGCGGGACTTGAACATCGCCCTCATGAACGAACTCTCCCTCATCTTTAGGAAGATGGGTCTCGAGACGAAGGCGGTGCTCGACGCCGCCGGGACGAAGTGGAACTTCCACAACTACCGCCCCGGCCTCGTCGGCGGCCACTGCATCCCGGTCGACCCCTACTACCTGGTCTACAAGGCCGAGGAGCTCGGCTACCACCCGCAGGTGATCCTGGCCGGCCGCGCGATCAACGACGCCATGCCCAAGCACGTCGCCGAGATCGCGATCAAGGAGCTGAACCGGGCCGGCAAGGTGATCCGCGACTCGAACGTCCTCATCCTGGGCCTGACCTACAAGGAGAACGTCCCCGATACAAGGGAGAGCCCGGCCGGGGAGATGGTCCGCGAACTCAAGGAGTTCGATGTGGATGTCTATGGCTACGACCCGCTCCTCGCGGCCGCGGAGATCGAGCGGTTCGGGGCGAAGCCGGTCGCGTCGCTGCAGGGGCTCAGCGGGCCGGTGGACTGCATTATCGTGAATTCTCCGCACGGGGTGTTTGTGGGGCTGACGTTGGAGAATGTGCTTGCGATCTGCAACGGGAAGCCTATTGTCGTGGACGTGACAGGGATGCTCCGGCGGAATAACGGGATGCGGGAGGGGTGTGTGTATTGTACGTTGTGA